From the Cohaesibacter sp. ES.047 genome, one window contains:
- a CDS encoding ferredoxin--NADP reductase — protein sequence MTQQGEVISATASAASKSVFPIPANVFAETVTQVEHYTDRLFKFRITRPASFRFRSGEFVMIGLPNAERPVFRAYSVASPSWDEEVEFYSIKVPGGPLTEHLQKIKVGDTILMRKKPTGTLVNDALLPGKRLYMFSTGTGIAPFASLMRDPETYEKFDEVILTHTCREVAELKYGEELFELCKTDPLIGEFAAEKLVLYNSVTREDYPRTGRITDLMTSGKLFEDLGVPPINPEDDRGMICGSMAMLNDTKQVLEDFGLVEGSNARPSTFVVERAFVD from the coding sequence ATGACGCAGCAAGGTGAGGTGATTAGCGCCACAGCCAGCGCGGCCAGCAAATCAGTGTTTCCGATTCCGGCCAATGTGTTTGCCGAAACAGTGACCCAAGTCGAGCATTATACTGATCGCTTGTTCAAATTCCGGATCACACGCCCGGCGAGCTTTCGCTTCCGGTCCGGCGAGTTCGTGATGATCGGGTTGCCCAACGCAGAGCGCCCGGTGTTTCGCGCCTATTCGGTTGCCAGTCCGTCGTGGGATGAAGAGGTGGAATTCTATTCCATCAAGGTGCCTGGCGGACCGCTCACCGAGCATCTTCAAAAGATCAAGGTTGGTGACACCATCCTGATGCGCAAGAAGCCTACCGGGACACTGGTCAATGACGCCCTGTTGCCGGGCAAGCGGCTTTATATGTTCTCGACCGGCACCGGCATTGCGCCTTTCGCATCCCTGATGCGTGACCCCGAGACCTATGAGAAGTTCGATGAGGTGATTCTGACCCATACCTGCCGCGAGGTTGCCGAGCTCAAGTATGGAGAGGAATTGTTTGAACTGTGCAAGACCGATCCGCTGATCGGCGAGTTCGCAGCCGAAAAACTCGTGCTTTATAACTCGGTTACCCGTGAGGACTATCCGCGCACGGGCCGCATCACCGATCTGATGACCTCGGGCAAGCTGTTTGAAGATCTTGGTGTGCCGCCAATCAATCCCGAAGACGACCGCGGCATGATCTGCGGCTCCATGGCGATGCTCAACGACACCAAGCAGGTGTTGGAAGATTTCGGTCTTGTGGAAGGCTCCAATGCCCGTCCCTCGACCTTCGTTGTCGAGCGTGCTTTCGTGGATTGA
- a CDS encoding DUF934 domain-containing protein, with product MNKEAKTLYRDGAFWSDEWTVLAEDADFSGRSHILIPFDAALMFLSQCNEKPEHFGVLVDADDDVEALAPHLDSVSVVAISFPGFADGRGFSSARLLRERLNFTGEIRAMGHYILDQMPLLARCGVDAFMISSDKVRAGLERGEWPEVTHYYQPVAADGADAIASRPWLRRKSTHPNRTGESSDRG from the coding sequence ATGAACAAGGAAGCCAAGACCCTTTATCGGGATGGAGCCTTTTGGTCAGACGAATGGACCGTGTTGGCCGAAGATGCCGATTTTTCTGGACGGTCGCACATACTCATACCGTTTGACGCGGCCCTTATGTTCCTCTCTCAATGCAATGAGAAGCCTGAGCACTTCGGTGTGCTGGTGGATGCCGATGATGATGTGGAGGCCCTGGCGCCCCATCTCGACAGCGTCAGTGTTGTTGCGATCAGCTTTCCCGGTTTTGCAGACGGGCGCGGCTTTTCATCTGCGCGCCTGTTGCGCGAGAGGCTCAACTTTACTGGCGAAATCCGGGCTATGGGGCACTATATCCTCGATCAGATGCCGCTTCTTGCGCGGTGCGGCGTTGATGCGTTCATGATTTCCAGTGACAAGGTGCGGGCCGGTCTTGAGCGCGGTGAATGGCCGGAAGTTACCCACTATTATCAACCGGTCGCAGCAGACGGAGCGGACGCGATTGCCAGCCGCCCCTGGCTGCGGCGCAAGTCCACCCACCCGAACCGGACCGGCGAGTCCTCTGATAGGGGTTGA
- a CDS encoding phosphoadenylyl-sulfate reductase, translating to MMPMLKKSELDALSLQDVETLNAAFDGLAPQEVLKWLAHNTANGDVPLVSSFGADSVVLLHMISQIDPGYPVLFIDTGKHFVATLSYRDQLREHFGLTNLASIGPDAAQLKEQDPYGSLWISNPDACCDLRKTLPLDRAMAGYGGWITGRKRYQTGDRSKLATFELKDGKVKVNPLASWGPKDVADYVKAQSLPGHPLVPKGYLSIGCAPCTSPVEEGQDARSGRWKGSDKSECGLHI from the coding sequence ATGATGCCTATGCTCAAGAAAAGCGAGCTGGATGCTCTTTCCTTGCAGGATGTGGAGACACTGAACGCAGCGTTTGACGGCCTTGCGCCACAAGAGGTGCTCAAATGGTTGGCGCACAACACCGCCAATGGTGACGTGCCGCTGGTGTCATCATTCGGTGCTGATTCCGTTGTTTTGCTTCACATGATCTCCCAGATTGATCCGGGCTATCCGGTTCTGTTTATCGATACCGGCAAGCATTTTGTTGCCACCTTGTCCTATCGCGATCAGCTCAGGGAGCATTTTGGTTTGACCAATCTCGCCTCAATCGGGCCGGATGCAGCTCAGTTGAAAGAGCAGGATCCGTATGGCTCACTCTGGATCTCTAATCCGGATGCTTGTTGCGATCTGCGCAAGACCCTGCCGCTCGACCGGGCGATGGCCGGTTATGGTGGCTGGATCACCGGACGCAAGCGCTACCAGACCGGCGATCGCTCAAAGCTCGCCACTTTTGAGCTCAAGGATGGCAAGGTGAAAGTCAATCCTTTGGCAAGCTGGGGGCCAAAGGATGTGGCCGACTATGTCAAGGCACAGTCCCTTCCGGGGCATCCGTTGGTGCCCAAAGGGTATCTGTCGATTGGTTGTGCTCCCTGCACCAGTCCGGTCGAAGAGGGGCAGGATGCCCGCTCCGGTCGCTGGAAGGGGTCGGACAAATCGGAATGCGGACTTCATATCTGA
- a CDS encoding nitrite/sulfite reductase → MYRYDEFDASFVRQRVDQFRSQVERRVSGELTEDEFKPLRLMNGLYLQLHAYMLRVAVPYGSLNSTQLHRLADIATKYDRGYGHFTTRQNIQYNWPRLADTPAILDELAEVEMHAIQTSGNCIRNVTTDQFAGAAHDEVADPRVYAEIIRQWSSLHPEFSFLPRKFKIAINGAKQDRAAIRVHDIGLQLVALSDGTVGFDVYVGGGQGRTPMIAKLVAEGISETDILSYLEAVLRVYNRYGRRDNKFKARIKILVHETGLEQLQADIAEEYAHVKSTLLDVPKSEIDRINAYFAMPALVDDPQGAEALVRQRASDAGFSRWVGQNTHGHKKADHVSVSISLKPIGGVPGDATDAQMHLVADLAERYGYDEVRVSHEQNLILPHIAKTNLFEIYQKLVEAELAEANVGLVTDMIVCPGLDYCALANARSIPIAQDISRRLGSTERQAQIGPLTLNISGCINACGHHHVAHIGILGVDKKGQELYQITLGGSADDQSAIGEILGRGFPAEDLTDAIELVIDTYIGLRLSGEETFIEAYRRVGPAPFKQALYPDSKKVA, encoded by the coding sequence ATGTATCGCTATGACGAATTTGACGCCAGTTTTGTGCGCCAGCGCGTGGACCAGTTCCGCAGTCAGGTCGAGCGCCGGGTTTCTGGAGAGTTGACCGAGGATGAATTCAAACCCTTGCGTCTGATGAACGGGCTTTATCTGCAGCTCCATGCCTACATGCTCAGGGTGGCTGTTCCCTATGGGTCTTTGAACAGCACACAGTTACACCGACTTGCCGATATCGCGACCAAGTATGATCGCGGCTACGGCCATTTCACGACGCGTCAGAACATTCAGTATAACTGGCCGCGCCTTGCGGACACACCGGCCATACTCGATGAGTTGGCTGAGGTGGAAATGCACGCCATCCAGACTTCGGGAAACTGCATTCGGAACGTGACGACCGATCAGTTTGCCGGGGCGGCCCACGACGAGGTGGCGGATCCGCGTGTTTATGCCGAAATCATCCGGCAATGGTCGAGCCTGCATCCCGAATTCTCGTTTTTGCCGCGCAAGTTCAAGATTGCCATCAATGGGGCCAAACAGGACCGAGCAGCGATCCGGGTGCATGACATCGGTTTGCAGTTGGTCGCGCTCTCTGACGGGACGGTCGGTTTTGACGTCTATGTCGGTGGCGGGCAGGGGCGTACGCCGATGATTGCCAAGCTGGTTGCGGAAGGTATCTCCGAGACCGACATCCTGAGCTACCTTGAGGCGGTCTTGCGTGTTTACAACCGCTACGGTCGTCGGGATAACAAGTTCAAGGCGCGGATCAAGATACTGGTGCATGAGACCGGACTTGAGCAATTGCAGGCGGATATCGCCGAGGAATATGCTCACGTCAAATCGACGCTTCTGGATGTGCCCAAGAGCGAGATTGACCGGATCAACGCCTATTTTGCGATGCCCGCTCTTGTTGATGACCCTCAAGGCGCAGAGGCTTTGGTGCGCCAGCGCGCGTCTGACGCTGGATTCTCGCGCTGGGTGGGGCAGAACACCCACGGTCACAAGAAGGCGGACCATGTGAGTGTCAGCATTTCGCTCAAGCCCATCGGTGGCGTGCCGGGAGACGCGACAGACGCTCAGATGCATCTGGTTGCCGATCTCGCTGAACGCTATGGCTATGACGAGGTGCGGGTGAGTCATGAACAGAACCTGATCTTGCCGCACATTGCCAAGACCAACCTTTTCGAGATCTATCAAAAGCTCGTGGAAGCGGAGCTTGCCGAAGCCAATGTTGGGCTGGTCACCGATATGATCGTCTGCCCCGGGCTCGACTATTGCGCGCTGGCCAATGCCCGTTCGATTCCGATCGCGCAGGATATTTCCCGTCGGCTCGGTTCGACCGAACGTCAGGCCCAGATCGGTCCACTGACGCTGAACATCTCCGGCTGCATCAACGCTTGCGGGCATCATCATGTCGCCCACATCGGTATTCTCGGCGTGGATAAGAAGGGGCAGGAGCTCTACCAGATCACGCTTGGCGGATCAGCGGATGACCAGAGCGCCATCGGTGAGATCCTCGGGCGCGGCTTTCCTGCCGAAGATCTGACCGATGCCATCGAGCTGGTCATCGACACTTATATCGGTTTGCGGCTTTCCGGAGAGGAGACCTTCATCGAAGCCTATCGCCGGGTTGGGCCGGCTCCTTTCAAGCAAGCCCTTTATCCAGACAGCAAGAAGGTGGCCTGA
- a CDS encoding DUF2849 domain-containing protein: MFVATGNRLLDGIVVYLAKDASWVEDIQSARIYEVKDDAQAAIDAQDADIVSLDVIPVEHDVTDGVRPARLRERIRAAGPTINPFETIDLSRRFPHLDH; the protein is encoded by the coding sequence ATGTTTGTTGCAACTGGCAATCGCCTGCTCGATGGCATCGTTGTCTATCTGGCGAAAGACGCCTCGTGGGTGGAAGACATTCAAAGTGCCCGAATTTACGAAGTGAAGGACGATGCTCAGGCAGCCATTGATGCTCAAGATGCAGATATTGTCAGTCTTGATGTCATTCCGGTCGAGCATGACGTCACGGACGGTGTGCGTCCGGCGCGCCTGAGAGAACGCATTCGCGCCGCTGGGCCAACCATCAATCCCTTCGAGACAATCGATTTATCCCGCCGCTTTCCGCATCTCGATCATTGA
- a CDS encoding peptidoglycan-binding domain-containing protein, with translation MLHGPTMVMSGFSGSKLFGSGVGSGNATDPAEATRLFIDLNGPSVRFFAIDDFEAGFDGREIKRQPYRSLLAKDIGQVFGMAFDDAERPNLYLAATSAYGLPIVGRDQNGDGVPDKLYAGRSDAAFMAGLFGSVNDNGPGSIWKVDGATGQISRFASIKLDNMPNSGPALGNIVFDSKSRQLFVSDRDTGMIFRLDMEGHILESFDHGSIGRTVAGMRPIHFDTRNRLDITVPSFDVEDPSSWHFAKEGRRVWAVAVNKGRLYYSVAEGPSVWSVGIDADDGNFKLDARQELVLPDTRRQMEISDIAFGPDGSIILAQRGMMVGAYDFSRLARPRQAQVLRYKKTRDGSWRESPTAYAVGFAARKRNGTGGVALGPGYDDHGKLVRYRCSETLWTTGENLRNDPRLAEKLRQGGALRVSGAQAQSLLAISDETRPPWKSYFIDFDGQYPSTVETGHIGDVEIYGCAGMADLRKNPVEPEAAEPEPSSYIQLPGKPLRLSQTGLELSKEQVGDCRADRSSRSFRCEFRLTLTNKGDKRYSGPMVITDEFQRPHATEMALVGSRDWRCSQPMSNFLMCLHEAFTLDVGQSRSLTMRLRVPAQIRADQFHNCALLGYKSVFRQKVALAQLSLEAAGIRSGGVDGRVGPKTKRGLRLLQAQLGMKATGDMGDRVLTRLNLPQADANSASCSTTQLAAMPFSPRGQAPGASDPDDEPLVIPAQPDTKAACDGQTAVQRGNGCACRYDGMRKISPGRCDCRRGADFVAGQGCVFTDQRAQCDPATAERKGRSCFCRYPGMERISSRACRCPRGQKLVNGRGCIDKAPITPSPSRSPRCDRETALVYGGRCECRYPYMYKTSARACACNNPDAALIPGRGCVIPSEPLYGSSRRERSRETAPACDRTTTIRRGNRCVCLMPEMVQVSPTRCVLRPRGGFGVPFN, from the coding sequence GTGCTTCATGGGCCAACGATGGTGATGAGCGGGTTTTCCGGCAGCAAGCTCTTCGGCTCTGGGGTCGGCTCTGGGAATGCAACTGATCCAGCCGAGGCGACGCGCCTGTTCATTGATCTCAATGGGCCATCGGTGCGCTTTTTCGCTATTGATGATTTTGAAGCGGGTTTTGATGGCCGGGAAATCAAACGACAGCCCTACCGTTCCTTATTGGCCAAGGATATCGGGCAGGTGTTCGGCATGGCTTTTGACGACGCAGAGCGTCCCAATCTCTATCTTGCTGCGACCTCCGCTTATGGTCTGCCCATCGTCGGACGTGATCAGAACGGAGATGGCGTGCCAGACAAGCTCTATGCAGGACGGTCGGATGCGGCATTCATGGCTGGCCTGTTCGGATCGGTCAATGACAATGGACCGGGCAGCATTTGGAAAGTAGACGGCGCGACCGGCCAGATCAGTCGCTTTGCCTCCATCAAGCTCGACAATATGCCCAACTCCGGCCCGGCGCTGGGGAATATCGTTTTTGACTCCAAGTCGCGCCAGTTGTTTGTCTCCGATCGCGACACGGGCATGATCTTCCGGCTTGATATGGAAGGCCACATTCTTGAAAGTTTCGATCACGGATCGATCGGCCGCACTGTGGCTGGTATGCGCCCGATCCACTTTGATACGCGCAATCGTCTCGACATCACCGTGCCGTCCTTTGACGTAGAGGACCCGTCAAGCTGGCATTTTGCCAAGGAGGGGCGGCGGGTCTGGGCTGTCGCGGTGAATAAGGGACGGCTTTACTATTCCGTGGCTGAAGGGCCGTCTGTCTGGTCGGTCGGTATCGATGCTGATGACGGCAACTTCAAGCTGGATGCCCGTCAGGAACTTGTTTTGCCTGATACCCGCCGCCAGATGGAGATTTCGGACATCGCATTCGGGCCGGATGGATCGATTATCCTTGCGCAGCGCGGTATGATGGTCGGGGCTTATGATTTTTCCCGACTTGCGCGCCCGAGGCAGGCGCAGGTCCTGAGATACAAAAAGACGCGTGACGGCAGCTGGCGCGAAAGTCCCACAGCCTATGCCGTCGGGTTTGCCGCGCGCAAACGCAATGGCACGGGCGGTGTTGCGCTTGGCCCCGGGTATGATGATCACGGCAAGCTGGTCCGCTATCGCTGTTCGGAGACGCTTTGGACGACGGGAGAGAATTTGCGCAATGACCCGCGTCTTGCAGAAAAATTGCGGCAGGGCGGCGCGCTGAGGGTCTCTGGTGCGCAGGCACAGTCCTTGCTTGCGATTTCGGATGAGACACGGCCTCCATGGAAATCCTATTTCATCGATTTTGATGGCCAATATCCCAGCACGGTTGAAACTGGCCATATCGGGGATGTGGAGATCTATGGGTGCGCCGGTATGGCCGATCTGCGCAAAAATCCCGTTGAGCCCGAAGCTGCAGAGCCCGAGCCATCGTCCTATATCCAGTTGCCGGGCAAGCCTCTGCGTTTGTCTCAGACGGGACTGGAATTGAGCAAGGAGCAGGTTGGCGACTGTCGGGCTGATCGCAGTTCGCGCAGTTTTCGATGTGAATTCAGGCTGACGCTGACCAACAAGGGCGATAAACGATATTCGGGACCGATGGTTATCACCGATGAGTTCCAGCGACCTCATGCGACCGAAATGGCGCTGGTTGGCAGTCGCGACTGGCGGTGTTCGCAACCGATGTCCAACTTCCTGATGTGCCTGCATGAGGCTTTTACTCTGGATGTGGGGCAATCAAGATCATTGACGATGCGGCTTCGTGTTCCTGCCCAAATCAGAGCGGACCAGTTTCACAATTGCGCATTGCTTGGATACAAGTCCGTGTTTCGGCAAAAGGTCGCCTTGGCCCAGCTTTCTCTCGAAGCGGCGGGTATCCGCTCAGGCGGCGTTGATGGTCGTGTTGGGCCGAAAACCAAACGGGGCCTTCGCCTGCTTCAGGCTCAACTGGGTATGAAGGCAACCGGCGATATGGGTGACAGGGTGTTGACCCGTCTGAACCTGCCTCAAGCGGATGCGAACTCCGCCTCCTGTTCGACAACGCAGCTTGCCGCAATGCCGTTTTCGCCAAGAGGGCAGGCACCCGGCGCTTCTGACCCGGATGATGAGCCGCTTGTTATCCCGGCACAACCAGACACCAAAGCCGCCTGCGATGGGCAAACTGCTGTACAGCGCGGCAATGGTTGTGCGTGTCGCTATGACGGTATGCGCAAGATATCGCCGGGACGCTGTGACTGTCGTCGCGGTGCCGACTTTGTTGCCGGTCAGGGGTGTGTCTTTACCGATCAGCGAGCGCAATGTGATCCGGCAACTGCCGAACGCAAGGGGCGCTCATGCTTCTGCCGGTATCCGGGCATGGAACGCATTTCCAGCCGCGCCTGTCGCTGCCCAAGGGGGCAAAAGCTCGTCAATGGCAGGGGCTGTATTGACAAGGCACCAATCACGCCCAGTCCATCGCGCTCCCCACGCTGTGATCGTGAGACCGCGCTCGTCTATGGCGGTCGGTGCGAGTGTCGCTATCCCTACATGTACAAGACTTCGGCGCGTGCCTGTGCGTGCAACAATCCCGATGCGGCCCTGATCCCGGGCCGAGGCTGTGTGATCCCCTCAGAACCCCTCTATGGATCGAGCCGTCGGGAACGATCGCGCGAGACGGCTCCGGCATGCGACCGGACCACCACGATACGGCGTGGGAATCGCTGTGTCTGCCTGATGCCAGAAATGGTTCAGGTCTCGCCGACGCGATGTGTTCTGAGGCCAAGGGGCGGGTTTGGTGTGCCGTTCAACTAG
- a CDS encoding curli assembly protein CsgF, translating to MRILLGFITLLVSIHVAQSSELNYTPVNPSFGGNPLNSTHLLNLANAQKTATATDANSNSGSAYSSSTDGDTSAELFVRQLEGRLLSALASQVTEAIFGENPQESGTITFGETEITFEQGTGSIILTITDFTDGTVTNIEVPQLQTN from the coding sequence GTGAGAATATTGCTTGGCTTTATCACCTTGTTGGTGAGCATTCATGTAGCCCAATCATCCGAATTGAACTACACGCCCGTGAACCCGTCCTTCGGCGGCAATCCATTGAACTCCACCCATCTGCTCAATCTTGCAAACGCGCAAAAGACGGCGACGGCAACGGATGCGAATAGCAATTCTGGAAGTGCTTATTCATCATCAACCGACGGCGATACGTCGGCGGAACTGTTTGTACGCCAGCTTGAGGGCCGGTTGCTGTCCGCATTGGCCAGCCAGGTGACCGAAGCCATCTTCGGTGAAAACCCGCAAGAGAGCGGCACCATCACGTTCGGCGAAACCGAAATCACCTTTGAGCAGGGAACCGGTTCAATAATCCTGACGATTACCGACTTCACCGACGGCACCGTCACGAACATCGAAGTTCCGCAGTTGCAAACAAACTAA
- a CDS encoding CsgG/HfaB family protein: MLYTEEPIVARVTNANLKLRELPPPKKRIPVAVYDFADQTGQYREAATYQQLSRAVTQGGASILIKALQDAGNRKWFAVMERNKLPNLLKERQIVTEMRRVYRGERSVNARVLPPLKHAAIIIEGGIVGYNQNVTTGGIGARYLGIGADTKYSRDEITVALRAVSTKTGEVLASVTARKTVVSVALQSGAFRFIKLDELLEAEAGITNNEPRQLAVEAAVEKAVESMIIEGAELHVWAFADPSAGREYIQDYRQQQFDGIEQQQRMVKATPDTKQATTLAATIPRLFRAKSKSTSKNVKSTTRKLPPPPSQTEKPVG; encoded by the coding sequence ATGCTTTACACAGAAGAACCGATCGTAGCACGTGTCACAAACGCCAATCTCAAGCTGCGTGAATTGCCGCCACCGAAAAAACGTATCCCGGTCGCGGTCTACGATTTTGCCGATCAGACCGGCCAATACAGGGAAGCCGCCACCTATCAGCAGCTTTCGCGTGCGGTAACACAAGGCGGTGCGTCCATTCTCATCAAGGCTCTTCAGGATGCCGGCAATCGCAAGTGGTTCGCCGTCATGGAGCGGAACAAGCTTCCGAACCTTCTTAAGGAACGCCAGATCGTCACCGAAATGCGGCGCGTCTATCGGGGCGAGAGATCTGTCAATGCACGGGTTCTTCCGCCGCTCAAGCACGCAGCGATCATTATCGAAGGCGGCATCGTCGGCTACAACCAGAATGTTACAACAGGTGGGATCGGTGCCCGCTACCTTGGCATTGGAGCCGATACCAAATATTCGCGCGATGAAATCACCGTTGCCCTGCGTGCCGTATCCACGAAAACCGGTGAGGTGCTCGCCTCGGTCACAGCGCGCAAGACGGTCGTATCCGTCGCATTGCAAAGTGGCGCTTTCCGTTTTATCAAGCTGGATGAATTGCTCGAAGCGGAAGCAGGCATAACCAACAACGAGCCAAGGCAGCTCGCGGTTGAAGCCGCCGTCGAAAAGGCCGTCGAGTCTATGATCATTGAAGGTGCCGAACTCCATGTTTGGGCGTTTGCGGATCCATCTGCTGGGCGAGAGTATATTCAAGACTACAGACAACAGCAGTTCGATGGTATCGAACAGCAGCAGCGCATGGTCAAGGCGACCCCAGATACCAAGCAGGCGACCACCTTGGCGGCAACCATTCCGCGGCTCTTCAGAGCAAAGTCAAAATCTACAAGTAAAAATGTAAAATCAACAACAAGAAAACTCCCTCCTCCGCCATCACAGACAGAAAAACCGGTCGGATAG
- a CDS encoding curlin repeat-containing protein: MKNFRLALLAATAGIALATAAIAAENNDATVDQTGANNSAYVNQASGSNHRAYVTQTNDNDSSSNTVEIDQSNYWQAVFSLDQNSEAGWGTNTAIIEQGGGSANAIRNLDQTVQMGGDNNATITQDGYANDINKIEQTNTGLLLDNTITANIVGQRNGSTYVGGVREVLTGKAEATGVTNGELIQNGAGNTIDLSINGAQNDFGVTQNGTNILSALDITGDRNQLGIKQTSGTASVFGIPFPTPNTLIISAIDGDDNNIGVKQDGGNIASIGLVSDSQNNRIGLTQDGNNLAEIDIVAGANNDITSYQQGENILDVSVEGSDNGLNTEQFGSFNTMLVTIVGDNNGTGLFTSISASDAFTVASAKGLTSGSLVQDGNNNSATLNIGNDLSDNSNQFAMLQDGNNNDVVASVDGSDNQLAIAQVGNGNYSSVTQVGNGNSVGISQ, translated from the coding sequence ATGAAAAATTTCCGCTTGGCCCTTCTTGCAGCCACCGCTGGTATCGCACTTGCCACCGCAGCCATCGCTGCTGAAAACAACGATGCAACCGTCGATCAGACGGGTGCCAACAACTCGGCCTATGTTAATCAGGCTTCAGGCTCAAATCACCGTGCATATGTCACTCAGACGAATGACAACGACAGCAGCTCGAACACCGTAGAAATCGATCAGAGCAACTACTGGCAGGCCGTTTTCAGCCTGGATCAGAATTCCGAAGCAGGCTGGGGCACCAACACCGCAATCATCGAACAGGGTGGCGGATCAGCCAACGCCATTCGCAATCTCGACCAGACGGTCCAGATGGGTGGCGACAACAACGCAACCATCACCCAGGATGGATATGCCAACGACATCAACAAAATCGAACAGACCAACACGGGCTTGCTGCTTGACAACACCATCACAGCAAACATCGTGGGCCAGAGAAACGGTTCGACTTATGTGGGTGGCGTTCGAGAAGTCCTCACCGGCAAGGCAGAGGCCACTGGCGTGACCAATGGTGAACTGATCCAGAACGGCGCGGGCAACACCATCGACCTGTCTATCAACGGCGCTCAGAATGATTTTGGCGTAACCCAGAACGGCACCAACATCCTCTCTGCCTTGGATATAACTGGTGATCGCAACCAGCTCGGCATCAAACAGACCTCAGGAACAGCTTCGGTGTTTGGCATTCCTTTCCCGACGCCCAACACTCTGATCATCAGCGCGATTGACGGCGATGACAACAACATTGGCGTCAAGCAGGATGGTGGGAACATTGCCAGCATCGGCCTAGTCTCTGACAGCCAGAATAACCGGATCGGCCTCACACAGGACGGCAACAACTTGGCAGAGATCGACATCGTGGCTGGCGCCAACAACGATATCACGTCCTACCAGCAAGGCGAAAACATCCTCGATGTTTCAGTTGAAGGCAGTGATAACGGCCTCAACACCGAGCAGTTCGGCTCTTTCAACACGATGCTTGTTACCATTGTTGGCGATAACAACGGCACAGGCCTCTTCACGAGCATCAGCGCCAGCGATGCTTTCACCGTTGCCAGCGCTAAGGGCCTGACGTCCGGTTCTCTGGTTCAGGACGGCAACAACAACTCAGCAACGCTGAACATTGGCAACGACCTTTCCGACAACAGCAATCAGTTCGCCATGCTTCAGGATGGTAACAACAACGACGTGGTTGCATCTGTTGACGGTAGCGACAACCAGCTCGCGATCGCACAGGTTGGCAATGGAAACTACAGCAGCGTCACTCAGGTTGGCAACGGCAACTCCGTTGGCATCAGCCAGTAA
- a CDS encoding AprI/Inh family metalloprotease inhibitor, translated as MLSPAWLITTISRSIPRVRFFILSLLLGLIHASSAQAQSTNAIAQAFKGQWVTYDRSFAADTGLCTLTFSATRKGEIYPISQSNCTGEITSIVGWSIVKNQLVFVDQDNKPLAKVGGNQGRLSGTMTQNNKPVIFENAKIAKKINAARESISCAYVGYSQICAKPQEFSPPPVSPGAETPIKILVNLNARVEPRNDAEAVATLKPQSCAQALTCSRASDGLWCKIKHENKQLWIKKQAVRLKKYPIITFQNGCS; from the coding sequence ATGCTTTCTCCTGCCTGGCTGATCACCACGATCTCGCGCTCTATTCCGCGCGTCCGGTTCTTCATCCTATCCCTGCTTCTGGGACTGATCCACGCCTCAAGCGCTCAAGCGCAATCAACCAATGCGATTGCACAGGCATTCAAAGGCCAATGGGTGACCTATGATCGCTCCTTTGCCGCCGATACCGGCCTCTGCACGTTGACCTTCTCTGCGACACGGAAAGGCGAGATTTACCCCATTTCGCAGAGCAATTGCACAGGTGAGATCACCTCGATTGTCGGCTGGTCCATCGTCAAAAACCAGCTTGTCTTTGTAGATCAGGATAACAAGCCGCTGGCCAAAGTCGGCGGCAATCAGGGGCGCCTGAGCGGCACCATGACACAAAACAACAAACCTGTGATCTTCGAAAATGCAAAAATCGCAAAGAAGATCAACGCTGCGCGTGAAAGCATCTCGTGCGCCTACGTCGGCTACAGCCAGATCTGCGCCAAGCCGCAGGAATTTTCACCGCCACCGGTCAGCCCCGGCGCTGAAACCCCAATCAAAATCCTGGTCAATCTCAACGCCAGAGTGGAGCCACGGAACGACGCAGAGGCTGTCGCGACACTCAAACCGCAATCCTGCGCACAAGCATTGACATGCTCACGGGCATCAGACGGCCTCTGGTGCAAGATCAAGCATGAGAACAAACAGCTCTGGATCAAGAAGCAGGCTGTTCGGCTGAAAAAGTACCCGATCATAACCTTCCAGAATGGCTGTTCCTGA